GAAAATCACATCCCTATACTTCTACAAATGAACGTATCGTTAAGATTCTTTGTTTAACGTTTCCCTTCAAAAAACCCTTGCTCTTTCAAAATACCTTTCAGAATATTCATTCGCGCATCCATCATTTTCGCATCTGATGGCCCTTCAGCATTCAATACAAAGAAATAAGGATGTTTGTTTTCTTCTATCCAGCCAACAATCCATCCAATCAAATTTCCATTCTCTTTAAACCCTAAGCCGGTCTTATATGCCAACTGATAGTTTGCATTATTCTCACGGATCATCATTTTTTTCACAATATCCTGGGTTCTCTTTTGAAAAGGTAATTGACCAAAATACAATCGCTTTACTAAGCCCAATTGTTCATCTGGAGAGATCTTGAGTGAATTATTGATCCAAAAAGAATCTATTGCACTGCCCAATTGTTTGTTGCCATATTGCAAACTATCGATCCATAATTGCATGGTATCTTTTCCGATTCGTCTGGCTACCTCCTGATAGTAAGGCAATGCGGAAGCTGCAAATGCCTCCTCCATGGTCAAGTCTTTATTCCATCCATGAGCAGTATCACCACCCGGCATAACGCGAACAACTCCATCCCATTTGATCACCATTTTTTCATTGGTGACTCT
Above is a genomic segment from Sediminibacterium sp. KACHI17 containing:
- a CDS encoding penicillin-binding transpeptidase domain-containing protein, with product MKLSKIVFAVAAVVTVVFIACSPNNVTVENGYKKYFDENKVTGTFGIFDNGTGQFTIYNLSRFKDSSYLPASTFKIVNSLIGVETGRVTNEKMVIKWDGVVRVMPGGDTAHGWNKDLTMEEAFAASALPYYQEVARRIGKDTMQLWIDSLQYGNKQLGSAIDSFWINNSLKISPDEQLGLVKRLYFGQLPFQKRTQDIVKKMMIRENNANYQLAYKTGLGFKENGNLIGWIVGWIEENKHPYFFVLNAEGPSDAKMMDARMNILKGILKEQGFFEGKR